One segment of Pseudoalteromonas rubra DNA contains the following:
- a CDS encoding methyl-accepting chemotaxis protein, with amino-acid sequence MAFLRQFTIFGRLAMLVCVVVLGLSALGIMNLQQQYQALSEQQYEKTKNLVETAHSLIAHFHQAQLIGTLSESQAKNAALSALKDLRYDENNYFWVNDHYPRMVMHPFKPQLNGQSLRDSKDPDGVALFQEMVAVVNSQGDGFVPYKWPKPGKSAPVDKISYVKGFAPWQWILGSGVYLDNIDEQFAQLRNQMLFNIVALLIVLIILSFIIGNSVLQPMRAAADMMRDISQGEGDLTQQLDEHGRDEISRLSRFFNAYTSKMRRSITSVAGNAAEVEALADRVDDTGEVNLEYIERQNDSSRQVATAVEQMSAQIKEISQHAEAAEQAAGDAMRTSETGKTTISATISAIGTLSDTIEEVSVVTQALAEESQHIGSVLDVIRGISEQTNLLALNAAIEAARAGEQGRGFAVVADEVRTLASRTGQSTDEIQTMIEKLQKGAQAAVDAVQNSQRLSANTVSQVHEAEQALSEIERLITVILEMNGLIARATDEQSSAAADVNVRISDLSDATHHSLDTTQTLSQASKELKQASHQLAQIVESFKV; translated from the coding sequence ATGGCATTTTTAAGACAGTTCACCATATTTGGCCGCCTTGCGATGTTGGTGTGCGTCGTCGTGCTTGGCCTGAGCGCACTGGGCATAATGAATTTGCAGCAGCAATATCAGGCATTGAGTGAACAGCAATACGAAAAAACCAAGAACCTGGTAGAAACAGCCCATAGCCTGATCGCCCACTTTCATCAGGCACAGCTCATCGGCACACTCAGCGAAAGTCAGGCCAAAAACGCCGCTCTGAGCGCACTGAAAGACCTCAGATACGATGAAAACAATTACTTTTGGGTCAATGATCATTACCCTCGCATGGTGATGCACCCATTTAAGCCCCAACTCAATGGCCAGTCACTACGTGATAGTAAAGACCCAGACGGAGTTGCGCTGTTTCAGGAAATGGTGGCCGTTGTTAACAGTCAGGGAGATGGCTTTGTGCCGTACAAATGGCCCAAACCCGGCAAGTCTGCACCCGTCGACAAGATTTCTTATGTAAAAGGCTTTGCTCCGTGGCAGTGGATCTTAGGCTCTGGTGTGTATCTTGATAATATCGACGAGCAATTTGCTCAACTGCGCAATCAGATGCTGTTTAATATCGTCGCACTGCTCATCGTGCTGATAATTCTGAGCTTTATCATCGGCAATAGCGTGTTACAACCGATGCGTGCAGCTGCCGACATGATGCGAGACATTTCTCAGGGTGAGGGCGACCTGACACAGCAACTTGATGAACATGGCCGTGATGAGATCTCACGCCTGTCTCGTTTTTTTAATGCCTATACAAGTAAAATGCGCCGCTCGATCACCTCGGTCGCGGGCAATGCCGCAGAAGTAGAAGCACTGGCCGATCGCGTAGATGACACGGGTGAGGTAAACCTAGAATACATTGAACGTCAGAATGACAGCAGTCGCCAGGTCGCAACAGCCGTTGAGCAAATGAGTGCCCAAATCAAAGAGATCAGCCAACATGCTGAGGCTGCAGAGCAGGCAGCCGGAGATGCAATGCGCACCAGTGAAACCGGTAAAACCACCATCAGTGCCACCATCAGTGCCATAGGTACGCTATCAGACACCATTGAAGAGGTCAGTGTGGTGACGCAGGCACTCGCAGAAGAGAGCCAGCATATTGGCTCAGTGCTGGACGTGATCCGGGGTATTTCGGAGCAGACCAACCTACTCGCACTGAATGCCGCCATCGAAGCTGCCCGAGCCGGAGAGCAAGGTCGGGGGTTTGCAGTCGTGGCAGACGAAGTACGTACACTGGCAAGTCGCACCGGACAAAGTACCGATGAGATCCAGACCATGATTGAAAAGTTACAAAAAGGCGCTCAGGCCGCTGTTGATGCCGTGCAAAACAGTCAACGTCTTTCTGCCAATACCGTGAGTCAGGTCCACGAGGCTGAGCAGGCATTGAGTGAAATTGAGCGTCTGATCACCGTCATTCTGGAAATGAACGGCCTGATCGCGCGTGCGACGGATGAACAAAGCAGTGCAGCTGCCGATGTGAATGTGCGTATTAGCGACCTGTCAGA